One genomic region from Harpia harpyja isolate bHarHar1 chromosome 1, bHarHar1 primary haplotype, whole genome shotgun sequence encodes:
- the PDSS1 gene encoding all trans-polyprenyl-diphosphate synthase PDSS1 isoform X1: MIHTASLVHDDVIDDANSRRGKMTVNQIWGERKAVLAGDFILSAASVALARIGNTTIISVLTQVIEDLVCGEFLQLGSKENENERFAHYLEKTFKKTASLIANSCKAVSILGCPDPKVHEIAYQYGKNVGIAFQLIDDVLDFTSCADRLGKPTAADLKLGLATGPVLFACRQFPEMNAMIMRRFSKPGDVERARKYVLQSDGVQQTTYLAQRYCHEATREISKLRPSPEREALIQLTEMVLVRDK; this comes from the exons ATGATCCACACAGCTAGCCTAGTTCATGATGATGTTATTGATGATGCAAATTCTCGCAGAGGAAAAATGACAGTCAATCAAatctggggagagaggaag gcTGTTCTAGCTGGTGACTTCATCCTCTCAGCTGCTTCCGTAGCTTTAGCACGAATTGGAAACACTACTATCATCTCTGTTCTAACTCAGGTGATTGAAGATCTGGTGTGTG GTGAATTCCTCCAGTTGGGTTCcaaggaaaatgagaatgagaGATTTGCTCACTACCTCGAGAAGACTTTTAAGAAGACTGCGAGTCTTATAGCAAACAGTTGTAAAGCA gtttcaATTCTAGGCTGCCCTGATCCCAAAGTTCATGAGATTGCATACCAGTATGGAAAAAATGTTGGCATAGCTTTTCAG CTAATAGATGATGTGCTGGATTTTACATCGTGTGCTGACCGTCTGGGGAAACCAACAGCAGCAGATCTCAAGCTTGGATTAGCCACAGGCCCTGTCTTGTTTGCTTGTCGACAG TTTCCAGAAATGAATGCTATGATAATGAGACGATTCAGTAAGCCAGGAGACGTTGAACGTGCTCGGAAATATGTGTTGCAG AGTGATGGTGTGCAGCAAACAACCTACCTCGCCCAGCGCTACTGCCATGAAGCTACAAGAGAGATCAGTAAACTGCGACCATCCCCTGAAAGAGAAGCCCTCATTCAACTGACGGAAATGGTACTCGTGCGAGACAAGTGA